Proteins from a genomic interval of Dasania marina DSM 21967:
- a CDS encoding tetratricopeptide repeat protein, with product MMNVLPMKTIKRWTCAAAISMPVLAIQAVLPSVVAPLFNDMAIGSAYAEEEKSGDQRKAKRTQAMNQKVYKKLQEVQELIDAKDYAGAHKLIAEVKGGSKPLNDAELSTTLNLEAFIFYNQDKLTDAIKAYKQIVTLEKAPEGTKLAARYSAAQMYFAIEEYSKGVAMLKTWFKASDPTTIGSNAYVLLAQGQYQMQEFDDSIKNVDKAIRMYKEKGKVPKENWYGLQRFLYQEKKDYDKVISILKEMLVHFPKKQYWAQLSAMYGEKEMLSKQLAAYETAYVQNLFESEQDLTRMAYIFLASEVPYKAAKVMDKGIKAKQIEANSKNLELLGNAWRASQELDKAIPVMAKAAAKSDKGELWTRLGTLYLNNDDFQSAADAIKAGLKKGSVKRADQANLALGMAYFNMKDYNSARKAFGEAGKDERSTETAGQWLDYMDKEIERQKSLLED from the coding sequence ATGATGAATGTTTTACCGATGAAAACAATCAAGCGATGGACCTGTGCAGCTGCTATCAGCATGCCGGTTCTCGCGATTCAAGCCGTACTGCCTAGCGTTGTTGCTCCTCTTTTTAATGATATGGCTATAGGTTCTGCCTATGCCGAAGAAGAGAAGAGTGGCGACCAGCGTAAAGCCAAGCGTACGCAAGCAATGAACCAAAAGGTTTATAAAAAGTTACAAGAAGTGCAAGAGCTGATCGATGCTAAAGATTATGCTGGTGCACACAAGTTGATCGCTGAAGTTAAAGGTGGCAGTAAGCCACTAAATGACGCTGAGCTATCAACTACGTTGAATCTTGAAGCTTTTATTTTCTATAACCAAGATAAACTGACTGATGCCATCAAGGCTTATAAGCAGATTGTCACCTTAGAAAAAGCCCCTGAAGGTACCAAGCTGGCGGCCAGATACAGCGCTGCACAAATGTACTTTGCTATAGAAGAATATAGCAAAGGTGTGGCGATGCTGAAGACTTGGTTTAAGGCTTCGGATCCTACTACTATAGGGTCTAATGCCTATGTGCTATTGGCACAGGGTCAGTATCAGATGCAAGAGTTTGACGATTCTATTAAGAACGTCGACAAAGCTATACGTATGTACAAAGAGAAAGGCAAGGTACCAAAGGAAAACTGGTATGGCTTGCAGCGCTTTTTGTATCAAGAGAAAAAAGACTACGATAAAGTCATAAGTATTCTTAAAGAAATGCTAGTTCATTTTCCTAAAAAGCAATATTGGGCACAGCTTTCAGCCATGTATGGTGAGAAAGAAATGTTAAGTAAACAGCTAGCTGCTTACGAAACTGCGTATGTGCAAAATTTGTTTGAAAGTGAGCAAGACTTAACGCGTATGGCTTATATCTTCTTGGCTAGCGAAGTACCCTACAAAGCCGCTAAGGTCATGGATAAAGGTATAAAAGCTAAGCAAATTGAAGCAAACTCGAAAAACTTAGAATTATTAGGTAATGCTTGGCGGGCATCGCAGGAGCTAGATAAAGCAATACCTGTTATGGCTAAGGCTGCTGCAAAATCTGATAAAGGTGAGTTGTGGACTCGTTTGGGTACCTTGTACTTAAATAATGACGACTTCCAAAGTGCCGCTGATGCTATTAAAGCAGGGTTGAAGAAGGGCAGTGTTAAGCGTGCTGACCAAGCTAACCTAGCTTTAGGTATGGCTTACTTCAACATGAAAGATTACAACTCTGCACGTAAGGCTTTCGGTGAGGCTGGCAAAGATGAGCGCTCTACAGAGACTGCTGGTCAATGGCTGGATTACATGGATAAAGAAATCGAGCGTCAGAAAAGTTTGTTAGAAGATTAA